A single genomic interval of Penicillium psychrofluorescens genome assembly, chromosome: 2 harbors:
- a CDS encoding uncharacterized protein (ID:PFLUO_003525-T1.cds;~source:funannotate), producing MAPRPPLKLNNENLSLIEATGDASVKKLPTYQRGGAVKEGIVHVGVGGFHRAHLAVYVDQLMQKHGVTDYAICGVGLQPFDAAMRDALGSQDHLYTVIERSAKGSFAHVVGSINSYLFAPDDREAVIAKMAHPDTHIVSLTITESGYYYNENTHELQNQHPDILFDLDPANEKAPRTTFGFLYAALARRHQQGLKPFTVMSCDNMQKNGSIARHMLVSFARLRNPEIAEWIAEQGAFPNAMVDRITPQTSANDKTALADTIGIEDSWPVVTEPFMQWVIEDQFADGRPPFEKVGVQVVRNVHDVEQFEKHKLRLLNGSHSALGYPGQLAGFKYVHEAMENPVFRKFVWQMMQQDVKPLLPEIPGVDIDQYCHTLIERFSNPTIMDQLPRLCLNASGKIPQFIMPSIAEAIWVTGPFRRLCFVAAAWFHYVNGVDDSGKPFEVDDPMREVLQAKARAGGSNPAELLSIKSLFGDDLRGDERFIKEMTSAMEDIARDGVMQTMPKYVD from the coding sequence ATGGCACCACGACCACCCCTTAAGCTGAACAACGAAAACCTGTCGCTCATTGAGGCGACCGGTGATGCCTCCGTAAAGAAGCTCCCCACCTACCAGCGCGGTGGCGCTGTCAAGGAGGGCATCGTCCACGTCGGTGTGGGCGGCTTCCACCGAGCTCATCTGGCTGTCTACGTTGATCAATTAATGCAAAAGCATGGGGTGACCGACTATGCTATTTGCGGTGTTGGTTTGCAGCCCTTCGACGCTGCCATGCGCGATGCCCTGGGATCGCAGGACCACCTCTACACCGTCATTGAGCGGTCGGCCAAGGGTAGCTTTGCTCACGTCGTGGGCAGCATCAACTCCTACCTCTTTGCCCCGGATGACCGcgaggccgtcatcgccaaGATGGCGCACCCAGATACACACATTGTCTCGctcaccatcaccgagaGCGGCTACTACTATAACGAGAACACGCACGAGCTGCAAAATCAACACCCGGATATTCTGTTCGACCTCGACCCGGCTAACGAGAAGGCCCCCCGCACCACCTTCGGTTTTCTCTACGCCGCCCTGGcccgccgccaccagcaGGGCCTCAAGCCCTTCACGGTCATGTCGTGCGACAACATGCAGAAGAACGGATCCATCGCACGCCACATGCTCGTATCCTTTGCGCGCCTGCGTAACCCCGAGATCGCCGAGTGGATTGCCGAGCAAGGCGCGTTCCCCAACGCCATGGTTGACCGCATCACACCGCAGACTTCGGCCAACGACAAAACGGCCCTCGCAGACACCATTGGCATCGAGGACTCATGGCCCGTCGTCACGGAGCCCTTCATGCAGTGGGTCATCGAGGACCAGTTCGCCGACGGCCGCCCACCATTCGAGAAGGTCGGTGTACAGGTGGTCAGGAATGTGCACGACGTCGAGCAGTTCGAGAAGCACAAGCTGCGCCTGCTGAACGGCAGCCACTCGGCGCTCGGCTACCCCGGCCAGCTGGCCGGCTTCAAATACGTCCacgaggccatggagaacCCAGTCTTCCGCAAGTTCGTGTGGCAAATGATGCAGCAGGACGTGAAGCCCCTCCTGCCGGAGATCCCGGGCGTCGATATTGACCAATATTGCCACACCCTCATCGAGCGCTTCTCCAACCCAACCATCATGGACCAGCTGCCACGCCTCTGCCTCAACGCCTCTGGCAAGATCCCTCAGTTCATTATGCCCTCGATCGCCGAGGCGATCTGGGTGACTGGCCCATTCCGCCGTCTGTGCTTCGTCGCGGCCGCCTGGTTCCACTACGTGAATGGAGTCGACGACAGCGGCAAGCCGTTCGAGGTCGATGATCCCATGCGCGAGGTGCTCCAGGCCAAGGCTCGTGCGGGAGGTTCGAACCCGGCCGAGCTGCTGAGCATCAAGAGCCTGTTTGGTGATGATTTGCGTGGCGACGAGCGGTTCATCAAGGAGATGACCTCGGCGATGGAGGATATTGCTCGGGATGGCGTCATGCAGACGATGCCCAAGTATGTGGACTGA
- a CDS encoding uncharacterized protein (ID:PFLUO_003526-T1.cds;~source:funannotate) → MTVATEKNKKPYFGLTGGWLTFWVTVACATDMSLFGYDQGVFSGVVISQNFLEVHDLVGPTKTKALSTVTAIYDVGCFIGAIVAFTIGERLGRKKAIMLGTTIMAVGTILQASSFSLAQMFVGRVILGIGNGINTATAPIWQTETSQLKWRGKLVILEMQMNIAGFCLVNWINYGFSYVGGPVAWRFPLAFQFIFLFVLWFTTPWLPESPRQVLHNIWLLAHEREEEAMEVLSCLEAKPVDDPFIIAQRDEIDYSVRYERENAVRWRDLWKLRKQENDTKTLRRLLLGAGSQFMQQFGGINIMSYYLPTVLINSVGLPEEIARLLAACNAVSYFFFAGLAVLLVERMGRRGLMILSTASQFVCFLVITILLRFSEIGGAAGQRYASASVAFFFLYYGAFGIGMLGVPWLYPTEINSLPMRTKGAALATATDWITNFAIVEVTPIGIQSIGWKFWIVWTVTNAAFLPILYFFYPETANRSLEDMDAYYRTNPPLFVTTDPDAISRKRPQKYIEREDQTIERSAANKGLKLRSSGKVTHVEQIGEEETKN, encoded by the exons ATGACTGTTGCAAcggagaagaataaaaagCCCTACTTCGGGCTCACGGGAGGATGGCTCACCTTCTGGGTTACGGTGGCTTGTGCCACCGACATGTCTTTGTTTGGTTATGACCAGGGAGTCTTCA GTGGCGTGGTAATCTCGCAAAACTTCCTCGAAGTCCACGATCTCGTCGGACCTACAAAGACGAAGGCCCTCTCCACGGTGACAGCCATTTATGACGTAGGATGTTTCATTGGTGCTATCGTCGCATTCACTATTGGCGAACGACTAGGACGAAAAAAGGCAATTATGCTGGGAACTACGATTATGGCTGTAGGCACCATCCTCCAGGCCAGCTCGTTCAGTCTAGCGCAGATGTTTGTTGGACGGGTTATTCTCGG AATTGGGAATGGAATCAATACGGCCACTGCTCCAATTTGGCAGACTGAGACATCACAGTTGAAATGGCGTGGTAAActcgtcatcctcgagaTGCAGATGAATATCGCTGGCTTTTGCCTCGTCAACTGGATCAACTATGGGTTCTCCTATGTTGGTGGTCCCGTTGCTTGGCGATTCCCGCTCGCCTTCCAatttatctttctctttgttctATGGTTTACAACACCCTGGCTCCCGGAGTCTCCTAGGCAAGTTCTTCATAACAT ATGGCTTCTAGCCcatgagagagaagaagaagctaTGGAGGTACTCAGCTGTCTCGAAGCCAAGCCGGTCGACGACCCTTTCATTATTGCGCAGCGCGACGAAATTGACTATAGTGTCCGTTATGAGCGTGAGAATGCCGTGCGATGGCGCGATCTCTGGAAGTTACGGAAGCAGGAGAATGATACCAAGACTCTCCGAAGACTGCTTCTTGGCGCCGGCAGCCAATTCATGCAACAGTTCGGCGGTATTAACATTATGTCATACTACCTGCCTACTGTGCTTATAAAT TCTGTCGGTCTTCCAGAGGAAATTGCTCGATTACTCGCAGCTTGCAATGCTGTTTCCTACTTCTTTTTTGCCGGGCTTGCAGTTCTCCTAGTCGAACGAATGGGCCGCCGAGGCTTGATGATTCTCTCGACAGCCAGCCAGTTTGTCTGCTTCCTAGTCATCACTATCCTACTTCGATTCTCTGAGATaggaggagctgcaggcCAAAGATATGCTTCAGCATCTGTTGCATTCTTTTTCCTTTACTACGGAGCATTTGGAATTGGTATGCTTGGAGTGCCGTGGCTGTATCCGACTGAGATCAATTCCTTGCCAATGAGAACCAAGGGTGCCGCCCTTGCAACGGCTACAGATTG GATCACTAATTTTGCCATTGTGGAGGTCACGCCTATTGGAATCCAGAGTATTGGATGGAAATTTTGGATTGTTTGGACTGTGACAAATGCGGCCTTCCTTCCAATCCTCTATTTCTTCTACCCAGAGACAG CCAATCGAAGTCTTGAAGACATGGACGCCTACTACAGAACAAATCCGCCTTTGTTTGTGACCACAGACCCGGATGCCATCTCTCGAAAGCGCCCGCAGAAATATATCGAGCGTGAAGACCAAACTATTGAGAGAAGTGCTGCAAATAAAGGGCTGAAACTGAGATCTTCTGGGAAAGTAACCCATGTCGAACAGATTGGTGAGGAGGAAACAAAGAACTGA
- a CDS encoding uncharacterized protein (ID:PFLUO_003527-T1.cds;~source:funannotate), producing MDSHPHTPGGVDHIPSIPKHSSASSAALRCCCGRDDCALLEHNNVALEGLEKDLETAARLGQALLYRHESYMAEAEEDRQRLVASIDTLEREKRQVQAENARIVEENRSLLDQLDGLNQAVSESDDRAKMLTLTLESTQAELRKLTVAAARAAELETQLIMMETEQSRLQDILLSAQDDEKSALQRWKNAESTLRDLHEQVDRIEKEAREERERHEELVERMERKRAVERELDNAAGRLKGAAAASDLSRNPEGTVVSRFVKDILQDNANLQVGIIELREMLESSNQEVQNLREQVMSHQPLAGDGEGDGEGDYDVPASSTTLSEELEAKERRRVSQEFHIHHHYHSPSAKKDKGSLNRRVKKKRSVMGSSASGTQSPRRPGHRTQLSNSSTSTILSQTSVSIPPPTSSRCWSLQSRTADSIASSPQSAFQTSSIFDRVDRGFDSQPTSPGSTVFGSPTMGARNVKGFDLPFRPLAEIDSIDSTLDDPSQAFDDEHFSRADGKQPVIPEESEEASSAPYQHATAVADEGVFDMQMPFTPLRRSTSHDSLFDTVAGMDIHTPTSRFSRMGDWRTGMRIPQCMVSPSVELVSTPPVVSAPIITVDRGKSSEKTSKSLLASVAAGNNVATESSSVISAESTNTSSTATPRKSATLGRRMGGWVLGRWGMAPVASDGETGPDSSPSLSSSTPSTEFHNPAEPAPPRFRFTGVNQKGPILGYRPPPRAPIAVHAQGLDENLLRESLAEADG from the exons ATGGATTCCCATCCGCATACCCCGGGCGGCGTGGACCACATCCCTAGCATTCCTAAACACTCGAGCGCATCCTCTGCCGCcttgcgctgctgctgcgggcGCGATGACTGTGCCCTGCTAGAGCACAATAATGTGGCTCTCGAGGGTCTCGAAAAGGACCTCGAGACCGCGGCGAGATTAGGTCAG GCCCTGCTCTACCGCCATGAAAGTTACAtggccgaggcggaagaGGACCGCCAGCGTCTAGTCGCAAGTATTGATACGTTGGAGCGCGAAAAACGACAGGTTCAGGCCGAAAATGCTCGCATCGTCGAAGAAAACCGCAGTTTGCTTGACCAGCTGGACGGTTTAAATCAGGCTGTCTCGGAGTCCGACGATCGAGCCAAGATGCTTACTCTTACGTTGGAAAGCACACAAGCTGAACTACGGAAGTTGACCGTGGCTGCGGCTCGTGCCGCCGAGCTTGAGACGCAGTTGATCATGATGGAAACCGAACAGTCCAGACTACAGGACATCTTGTTGTCTGCACAAGATGATGAGAAATCTGCATTGCAGCGGTGGAAGAATGCAGAATCCACACTCCGGGATCTCCATGAACAAGTCGACCGTATTGAGAAAGAAGCCCGTGAAGAGCGCGAGCGGCATGAAGAGCTTGTGGAGCGCATGGAGCGCAAAAGAGCTGTGGAGCGTGAATTGGATAACGCTGCGGGACGTCTTAAGGGCGCAGCTGCTGCCTCCGACCTCAGTCGCAATCCTGAAGGGACTGTGGTATCTCGCTTTGTCAAAGATATTCTGCAGGACAACGCCAATCTACAAGTGGGTATCATAGAGCTCCGGGAGATGCTCGAGAGCTCAAACCAGGAGGTGCAGAACCTGCGCGAGCAGGTTATGTCTCACCAGCCGCTGGCCGGCGACGGTGAAGGCGACGGTGAAGGAGACTATGACGTACCGGCTTCGTCCACTACCCTGAgtgaagagctggaagccAAGGAGCGGCGACGTGTCTCTCAGGAATTCCATATCCATCACCACTACCACTCTCCATCTGcgaagaaagacaagggcTCGCTCAACCGTCGGGTGAAAAAGAAACGTTCTGTGATGGGGAGCTCTGCTTCAGGAACACAGTCACCTCGAAGACCTGGCCACCGCACTCAACTGTCCAActcctccacatccacaaTTCTGTCCCAGACCTCTGTCTCTATACCGCCACCTACCTCCTCCCGCTGCTGGTCTCTGCAGTCACGAACTGCTGACTCCATTGCAAGTTCTCCTCAATCTGCGTTCCAAACATCTTCAATCTTCGACCGAGTTGATCGTGGATTCGATTCCCAGCCGACTAGTCCCGGCAGTACGGTATTTGGGTCTCCTACTATGGGGGCGCGCAACGTCAAGGGCTTCGACCTGCCATTCCGCCCACTAGCCGAGATCGACAGCATTGATTCGACACTCGACGACCCATCACAGGCCTTTGATGACGAGCATTTCAGCCGAGCCGATGGCAAACAGCCTGTCATTCCAGAAGAGTCAGAAGAAGCCTCATCCGCACCCTACCAACATGCTACTGCAGTCGCCGACGAAGGTGTGTTTGATATGCAAATGCCCTTCACGCCGCTGCGGAGATCCACCTCCCATGACAGTTTGTTCGACACTGTGGCCGGCATGGACATTCATACCCCGACGAGCCGCTTCTCGCGGATGGGTGACTGGCGTACTGGCATGCGCATACCCCAGTGCATGGTATCTCCGAGCGTTGAGCTAGTGTCTACGCCTCCTGTCGTATCAGCACCTATAATTACAGTCGACCGCGGCAAAAGCTCTGAGAAAACTTCTAAATCATTGTTGGCCTCTGTGGCTGCAGGCAATAATGTCGCCACGGAATCATCGTCCGTCATCTCTGCTGAGagcaccaacaccagctCGACAGCGACGCCTCGAAAGTCCGCAACACTCGGCCGTCGCATGGGCGGTTGGGTATTAGGGCGCTGGGGCATGGCACCAGTAGCCTCTGACGGCGAGACCGGACCCGATTCCTCACCTTCGCTGTCCTCATCAACTCCATCAACAGAGTTTCATAACCCTGCTGAGCCTGCTCCGCCCCGATTCCGGTTCACAGGCGTGAATCAAAAAGGTCCGATCTTGGGCTACCGGCCTCCACCACGAGCTCCGATTGCCGTTCATGCCCAGGGACTTGACGAGAACTTGCTGCGAGAGAGTCTAGCCGAGGCAGACGGCTAG
- a CDS encoding uncharacterized protein (ID:PFLUO_003528-T1.cds;~source:funannotate), whose amino-acid sequence MNGTYRYDHDFYEEPIEMNARQRNNPYLYQQQQYAQPPSPYYETHQHHYGAQPMSPMRPSRPPSDEFASPTGWPLPAPSFVHSPYDSRSASPSLYNQQQIDQSNQSLTNLVTHPSSPVFAKDWVQPGSIARISDRDDIDTWKGWKRFLFKFVPLLTFANSGLYLFYLGLRVFCVVSAQQAAGQSYAAAWVFIAIEIAVAIPSQLHNCWTMMAMKKRGRPKLRLMGDDVPTVDVFITCCGEEDEVVLDTVRGAIDQDYPRHRLRVIVLDDAKSATLEYAVKQLALGQPNVFYMAREKIPGKPHHFKAGNLNYGLEQVRHLPGGPSEYMAALDADMIPEQEWLRAVLPHLVADPLMALACPPQLFYNTPLSDPLAQSLDFFVHVIEPIKDALGVAWCTGSGYICRREALDQIGHFPLGSLAEDVATSTLMLGRGWRTAYIHEPLQFGTVPEDYGGHLKQRTRWAIGTVDTAFKLKFCLWGDAVKKMTIAQRFSGFLYATLSLYTILVTASLFAIPIILLWGKRLVAYANEDELHWLIWACFAANIVNRLCEFVLFSPAGYHTGQRGARYQMWMSPYIALCIVRSFILPRWLGGQTQAFKPTGSLGSTLNERDPKQRRSMFVRLTVLLFNYMAVFHLVFVYVTLAAVVVSTYRCFAQNSDFKGIVLCLITHAFWPPMVFLFICSSLWTPLSYMIDPPNMPDREDLLIRDPKTGVAHPTAQSKKIGFGGQAAWFELEYSLATVATAKAVAMAVKISYLWRILSYTLFLPSLHLPSLELLSEKMVLRWVVNFGLVAIPIGGTIGAILGIEAHRQANGQAPLFAGGGNDGGSGSGGGSTGSSGNTGEHFKHNGITYSQYCNRSIGIPPGSTGEQFTFNPNQWGVNSETVGGLCMNITTFENETYATKYTAPQFSTNWYYQQQNLKQPTHAYPNVMVDDVLPIELQKMTGLDLNFQWTYSVGNTTAASTDLVSLNAAGLNGNVAIDMFFDSDSTTAQDSQKAKYEVMIWFGAFGAATVPIGGPNVVTTHVLDGTTFELFSGKNGIDQTVLTWNATQVAETFNGDISPLITDLYNLGAEGYPEKSDYLGVFQLGSEAFYSNDWVTFSVSSLSVDIQT is encoded by the exons ATGAATGGCACCTATCGCTACGATCATGACTTCTATGAAGAGCCGATAGAGATGAACGCCCGTCAACGCAATAACCCTTACTTGtaccagcaacagcaataCGCTCAACCCCCCAGTCCCTACTATGAGACTCACCAACACCACTACGGGGCCCAACCCATGTCGCCCATGCGACCGTCGCGCCCGCCATCAGACGAGTTCGCCTCCCCAACGGGATGGCCACTGCCCGCGCCGTCGTTTGTGCACAGTCCCTATGATTCCCGATCCGCTTCTCCCTCATTG TACAATCAGCAGCAGATCGACCAGAGCAACCAGTCTCTAACCAACCTCGTCACCCACCCGTCGTCTCCGGTCTTCGCAAAGGACTGGGTGCAGCCGGGCTCGATCGCGCGCATCTCCGATCGAGACGACATAGATACCTGGAAAGGGTGGAAGCGCTTCCTCTTCAAATTCGTCCCCCTCTTAACCTTCGCCAACTCGGGGTTGTACCTCTTCTACCTGGGTCTGCGTGTCTTCTGCGTGGTCTCGGCCCAACAGGCGGCGGGCCAGAGCTACGCTGCGGCATGGGTGTTCATCGCGATCGAGATCGCGGTGGCGATCCCCTCCCAGCTGCACAACTGTTGGACCATGATGGCtatgaagaagagagggcGGCCCAAGCTGCGATTGATGGGCGATGATGTTCCCACGGTGGATGTCTTCATCACCTGCTGCGgagaggaggacgaggttgTCCTCGATACTGTCCGTGGCGCGATCGACCAGGATTATCCTCGCCACCGATTGCGGGTTATCGTGCTGGACGATGCCAAGTCGGCAACTCTCGAGTATGCCGTCAAACAGCTCGCCCTGGGCCAACCCAACGTGTTCTATATGGCTCGCGAGAAGATCCCCGGAAAGCCACACCACTTCAAGGCGGGCAATCTCAACTACGGCCTGGAGCAGGTGCGGCATTTGCCGGGAGGGCCGAGCGAGTACATGGCGGCTCTCGATGCGGATATG ATTCCGGAGCAGGAATGGCTGCGTGCCGTTCTTCCCCACCTGGTTGCCGATCCCCTCATGGCCCTTGCGTGCCCTCCCCAGCTGTTCTATAATACTCCGCTCTCCGATCCCCTGGCGCAGAGCCTGGACTTTTTCGTGCATGTCATTGAACCCATCAAGGATGCGCTCGGTGTGGCCTGGTGTACCGGGTCTGGGTATATCTGTCGGCGAGAGGCTCTCGATCAGATCGGTCATTTCCCGCTGGGTTCTTtggccgaggatgttgccACATCTACGCTGATGCTGGGTAGGGGATGGCGGACGGCATACATCCATGAGCCCCTCCAGTTTGGTACCGTTCCGGAGGACTACGGTGGCCACCTGAAGCAGCGAACGAGATGGGCTATCGGAACCGTGGACACTGCTTTTAAGCTGAAGTTTTGTCTCTGGGGGGATGCCGTCAAGAAGATGACCATTGCCCAGCGCTTCTCCGGGTTCCTCTACGCCACGCTCAGTTTATATACCATTCTGGTCACGGCATCTCTCTTCGCGATCCCCATCATTCTTCTGTGGGGTAAGAGGCTGGTTGCCTATGCGAACGAGGATGAGCTGCACTGGCTCATCTGGGCTTGTTTCGCGGCCAACATCGTGAACCGGCTTTGCGAGTTTGTCCTGTTCAGTCCCGCGGGCTACCACACCGGACAGCGCGGTGCTCGATACCAAATGTGGATGTCGCCTTATATTGCGCTGTGCATTGTCCGGTCCTTCATTCTGCCCCGGTGGCTGGGCGGCCAGACACAAGCCTTCAAGCCCACTGGATCCTTGGGTTCAACCCTGAACGAGCGAGACCCGAAACAGCGGCGGTCCATGTTTGTTCGGTTGACCGTGCTCTTGTTCAACTATATGGCCGTTTTCCATCTGGTCTTTGTCTACGTCACTCTGGCAGCGGTCGTCGTCTCGACCTACCGGTGTTTTGCCCAGAACAGCGATTTCAAGGGGATCGTTCTGTGTCTGATCACCCACGCGTTCTGGCCACCGATGGTATTCCTGTTCATCTGCTCTTCCCTCTGGACCCCTCTCTCGTACATGATCGATCCCCCAAACATGCCAGATCGCGAGGATCTGCTGATCCGAGACCCCAAGACCGGGGTTGCGCACCCGACTGCTCaaagcaagaagatcgggTTCGGTGGCCAGGCCGCCTGGTTTGAGCTGGAGTACTCTCTCGCCACGGTGGCCACGGC AAAGGCGGTGGCGATGGCGGTGAAGATATCTTATCTGTGGCGCATCCTCTCCTACACTCTCTTTCTTCCGTCATTGCACCTTCCGTCACTCGAGCTATTGTCTGAGAAGATGGTTCTGCGATGGGTCGTCAACTTCGGCCTCGTGGCCATCCCGATCGGGGGTACCATCGGCGCCATCCTGGGCATTGAAGCCCACCGCCAGGCAAACGGACAGGCGCCTCTTTTCGCTGGGGGCGGCAACGATGgtggctctggctctgggGGCGGCAGCACCGGTTCTTCAGGGAATACCGGCGAACATTTCAAGCATAATGGGATCACTTATTCGCAATATTGCAACAGGTCGATTGGTATTCCGCCGGGTTCGACGGGAGAGCAGTTTACAT TTAACCCAAATCAGTGGGGTGTCAATTCTGAAACAGTCGGAGGTTTATGTATGAAT ATCACAACCTTCGAGAACGAAACCTACGCGACGAAATATACCGCTCCTCAATTCTCCACAAACTGGtactaccagcagcagaactTGAAACAGCCCACGCACGCATACCCCAACGTCATGGTGGACGATGTCCTCCCCATCgagctgcagaagatgaCAGGGCTCGACCTGAACTTCCAGTGGACGTACAGTGTgggcaacaccaccgccgcgtCAACCGACCTCGTTAGTCTCAATGCCGCTGGTCTCAATGGCAACGTTGCTATCGACATGTTTttcgactccgactccacCACGGCTCAGGACAGCCAGAAGGCCAAATACGAGGTTATGATCTGGTTTGGGGCGTTCGGGGCCGCTACTGTGCCTATTGGGGGTCCGAATGTGGTGACCACTCATGTGTTGGACGGGACGACGTT CGAGCTCTTCAGCGGCAAAAACGGCATCGACCAAACCGTCCTCACGTGGAATGCGACCCAGGTCGCGGAAACATTTAACGGGGACATCTCCCCACTCATCACCGATCTGTATAATCTGGGTGCAGAAGGGTACCCGGAGAAATCGGATTATCTGGGTGTATTCCAGTTAGGCTCGGAGGCGTTTTATTCGAATGACTGGGTTACATTTTCGGTGTCGAGTCTTTCGGTTGACATACAGACTTAG
- a CDS encoding uncharacterized protein (ID:PFLUO_003529-T1.cds;~source:funannotate), giving the protein MIRKLVAQYFQLVDPSDLALPDGPVLVRPDVQTALYERMFAETVFPLPPANYRARVLKLILARIEASIRDPEEDEILDDLMSSWSTLVATPKTPALEQAQQLELVKYTAPAQPDTTDSSIPERTVITSESRGLIYGSGTTGFRTWEAALHLGSFLATKMGESLIRGKRVIELGAGTGFLSLLCARHLGAHTVVATDRETTLIENMDRCASHNQIGIAAELPFSPAVWEWGTPLDVKGGDAVSEWNQFDVALGADLIYDADLVPLLLSTVQDLFDNYGLQHFIISATVRNEDTFGTFLSVCESHAFTVEQVPFESVPSESQTGFFHSTSTPIRTYRILPPS; this is encoded by the exons ATGATCCGCAAGCTGGTCGCCCAGTACTTCCAGCTCGTGGATCCCTCGGATCTGGCGCTCCCGGATGGCCCTGTTCTCGTGCGGCCCGATGTGCAGACCGCACTGTATGAGCGCATGTTCGCGGAAACCGTGTTCCCACTGCCACCGGCCAACTATCGCGCGCGCGTGCTGAAGCTGATTCTGGCGCGCATTGAAGCGTCAATCCGGGATCCGGAGGAGGAT GAGATCCTCGACGATCTCATGTCCAGCTGGAGCACGCTGGTCGCAACGCCCAAGACCCCAGCTTTGGAGCAAGCACAGCAACTGGAACTTGTAAAATATACGGCCCCCGCGCAACCCGATACGACAGACAGCAGCATACCAGAGCGCACGGTTATCACCTCTGAGTCGCGCGGATTGATTTACGGGTCTGGCACTACGGGGTTCCGCACCTGGGAGGCAGCGCTCCATCTGGGGTCGTTCCTGGCGACCAAGATGGGCGAGTCCCTCATTCGCGGGAAGCGGGTCATTGAGCTCGGCGCTGGCACCGGGTTCTTGTCGCTGCTATGTGCGCGACACCTCGGGGCTCATACTGTTGTTGCGACGGATCGGGAGACTACTCTGATTGAGAATATGGACCGCTGTGCTTCTCACAACCAGATCGGAATTGCCGCGGAACTTCCATTTTCCCCGGCTGTTTGGGAGTGGGGGACTCCCTTGGACGTGAAGGGCGGCGATGCGGTGTCCGAATGGAACCAGTTTGACGTCGCACTTGGTGCTGACCTG ATCTACGACGCGGATCTTGTGCCACTGCTGTTGTCCACGGTGCAGGATCTGTTCGACAATTATGGACTCCAGCATTTTATCATCTCCGCGACCGTGCGCAACGAAGATACCTTCGGGACGTTTTTGAGTGTTTGTG AATCCCACGCCTTCACCGTGGAGCAGGTCCCCTTTGAGTCTGTGCCGTCCGAATCCCAGACCGGATTCTTCCATTCGACGAGCACGCCCATCCGCACCTATCGCATTTTGCCCCCGTCATGA